A stretch of Cicer arietinum cultivar CDC Frontier isolate Library 1 chromosome 5, Cicar.CDCFrontier_v2.0, whole genome shotgun sequence DNA encodes these proteins:
- the LOC101497098 gene encoding uncharacterized protein, producing the protein MLFMTVSPFLNSAFDLTTVTFISSLIILSVLSLCFIFHLRFKSKALPYLQGFNSLWTVRFLLVLFIFLWSIVELLRLPFFRRKYLYPFFPSLDIYQQANLCKIHVVLSLGFFEPAFLVTLLFLLNASIRKKTPNDGWAITFVFLTCLPLVVLHGLIVYFNPLENRIPGLLRQTSVVLEDDTVLCAYPFLNSVVFAAFGAAYCAWFLFSCWRVLSLVINKGLRLRIYGLGSVVLVALPLQVVSLAFTVLWNPEDDFYGVVSLLVFLGAFCCAVTGEGILVIKPISDALDAGGSCCRWTPRHDESPLQQGRKMDDDEEEEEEEEERVAFGDLEGGKL; encoded by the coding sequence ATGTTGTTCATGACTGTATCACCATTCCTTAATTCAGCTTTCGACCTCACCaccgtaaccttcatctcatcCCTCATTATTCTCTCCGTTTTATCCCTCTGTTTCATTTTCCACCTCCGTTTCAAATCCAAAGCACTACCTTATTTACAAGGCTTCAATTCTCTCTGGACCGTTAGATTCCTCCTCgttcttttcatttttctctGGTCCATTGTCGAACTCCTCCGGTTACCGTTCTTCCGTAGAAAATATTTGTATCCGTTTTTTCCCTCCCTTGATATTTATCAACAAGCTAACCTCTGCAAAATTCACGTTGTTCTCTCCCTTGGATTCTTCGAACCGGCTTTTCTCGTAACGCTACTTTTTCTCCTCAACGCTTCCATTAGAAAGAAAACGCCAAACGACGGTTGGGCAATAACATTCGTGTTCCTCACGTGTTTACCTCTTGTCGTTCTTCACGGattaattgtttatttcaaTCCGTTGGAGAATCGGATTCCGGGGCTTTTACGTCAAACTTCGGTGGTTCTAGAAGACGACACCGTTCTCTGTGCTTACCCGTTCTTAAACAGCGTCGTTTTTGCTGCGTTTGGTGCTGCGTATTGTGCGTGGTTTTTGTTCTCGTGTTGGAGGGTTTTGTCTTTGGTGATTAACAAAGGGCTTCGGTTAAGGATTTACGGTTTGGGTTCGGTTGTCTTGGTGGCTTTGCCTCTTCAGGTTGTATCGCTCGCTTTCACGGTTCTTTGGAATCCCGAAGATGACTTTTACGGCGTCGTTTCCCTCTTGGTTTTCCTTGGTGCTTTCTGTTGTGCTGTTACCGGGGAGGGTATTTTGGTAATTAAGCCTATTTCGGATGCATTGGATGCTGGTGGGAGTTGTTGCAGGTGGACCCCACGTCATGATGAGTCACCGCTGCAGCAAGGGAGGAAGATGGATGATGacgaggaggaggaggaggaggaggaggagcgAGTCGCCTTTGGAGATTTAGAAGGGGGTAAGTTGTGA